TGGGTTCGGGAACGCGCAGAGTTAGAGTTTGACGAACAAGGAAGGCTGCGCGGTGGGTTTGGAACTGTGCAAGATATTACCGACCTAAAGCTAGCTGAAGAAGCCATTCGTGAAAGCGAGGAGCACAAGATTGAGTTCTACCGCCGCACAATTATGGCCGCTACCGAGGGAAAACTAATAATTACAGAACATTCGGAAATAGAAAAGATTGCTGGGCCGCCTTTAGCTACGTGGGAAATAAAGACTCCTGAGGATCTTAGAACCGTGAGACATGGCGCAGAAGAGATGGCTAGGTCCATGGGAATGGACGAAGAAAAAATCAGCAAGTTTGTTGTAAGCATTGGAGAAGCAGCAACAAATGCATTGAAACACTCGGGTGGGGGTACTGCTACCATCCACCGAACGCAAAACGGCCTAATGGTCGTCATATCAGACAAAGGGCCCGGAATTGCCGCCCTTTCACTGCCCGACATAGCACTGACAAAAGGCTACTCCACGGCTGGCACGCTGGGCATGGGGTATAAGGTGATGATTTCGTTCAGCGACAGAGTCTATCTGGCAACTGGGCCCGAAGGCACTACGGTAGGTATAGAGATGAACCTATCAGACGTTGAAAAATCCGAAGTACAAAGTGCAATCGGCGCAGCTGGTTTAAAGTGTGAAGCCAGCAGTGAAAGCGAAACAAAGTCACAAGCTCTATTTTCAATGGCTCCCTTTTTTAATAGCGTAGTGACATAATAAACCTCTGATGCAACTCTCACTGCGTGAAAGAATTCTACATGTTTACAAGGGCAAGATACCTGATGTAGTACCCTTCATGCTTGACCTATCGCACTGGTTCTACCACAAAACTGGAGCGCCATGGGACCTCAGCTCCAGCTACCAGGAGCCTGAGAAAGCGTTAGTCGACTATCACAAGCGCATGGGCGTTGGTTTTTACATGCCAAATTTGGCAGCTTTTTTC
This sequence is a window from Armatimonadota bacterium. Protein-coding genes within it:
- a CDS encoding ATP-binding protein, which codes for MAATEGKLIITEHSEIEKIAGPPLATWEIKTPEDLRTVRHGAEEMARSMGMDEEKISKFVVSIGEAATNALKHSGGGTATIHRTQNGLMVVISDKGPGIAALSLPDIALTKGYSTAGTLGMGYKVMISFSDRVYLATGPEGTTVGIEMNLSDVEKSEVQSAIGAAGLKCEASSESETKSQALFSMAPFFNSVVT